Genomic segment of Lentisphaera araneosa HTCC2155:
GAAACAGATGAGTTCTCTTATAATGTCGTTGACAAGCCTGTATCAGTTGCCGATTTGCATGCCACTATGCTGTGGCAATTGGGGATTGATCACCATAAACTCACTTTCCCTTTCCAAGGTCTGGATTTTAAATTGACGGGAGTCGACCCCTGTGATGTCGTTCAAGGCTTAGTCACTTGAGGCTGCTATTCTTATCGCTTTTCCTCCTACTTTTTAATTTAAAGGCAGAAAAAATCGTCGTTCTCACTTTTGACGATTCAGTCAAGAGTCACTACACTTTTGTGGCGCCACTATTAAAAGAATATGGTTTTAATGCCACCTTTTTTATCACAGAGGGCTTTTCATTTCACAAGAGAAAAGACCTTTACATGACTTGGGAAGAAGTTAAAAAACTGCATGATCAAGGCTTTGAGATTGGCAATCATACTAAGGCTCATCGCAATGTCAAAAAAATGACGAAAGATCAGTTACGTCAATCGCTCGAGCATATAGAAAAACAATGTAAAAAGCATGGAATCCCCAAGCCGACGTCTTTTTGTTACCCTGGTTATGCCACGGATCCGAAAGCGCTAAGTGTGTTGAAAGATATGGGTTATAACTTAGCCCGTGCAGGTGGAAATAAAGCCAGCAAAGTGGGTAAGGAAGATTTACTGCTCTTGCCTCAAGCTTTTGATGCTAAGCCCAAAAGTACACTGGATCAGTTTAAAAAAGCCCTTGACCAAGCAGATGCTAAACACATTCCCATTTTAACCTTTCACGGGGTTCCCGATATTGAGCACCCCTGGGTAAATACTGATCCAGAAAAATTTAAAAGCTACATGAAGTACTTAAAAGATAATAATTTTAAGGTCATTGCACTGCGGGATTATCCACTAAACTAATGCCCCATAATTACTTAAGGGGATAGTGTTTAGCAAAATGTGAACGGACAATAATTTACTAATTTAGTCTCGCTCCGAGACTTTTTAACTTCTCTTAATGACACTTCTATTCACTAATGCGATAAAAAATTTAGGCGCTTTCGAGTATGATGTTTGAGTAGGAAGCTGTACCGCCGGTACGTATTAAATAAATTCATCGTTCGACTAAAAACTTTATTGAAATTCACCTTTGGGATGGACCAGCCTAAACAGCACTTTCATCAAAGTCATATTGATCTAAGCTTGGAGCATGGACAAGGATTTTTGGAGCACACCAAATGGCATTTACAAAAATGACCAGTTGCATACCCATCTTTTTGAAAAATGAGCCATGCACGGTAAGTTTGGGTCGAGCCAGTTGGCTACATTTCGTTTGCGGTTCTTGGCATAAGAGGTGAAAACATTGCTAAGCTTATAGTGAACTGTATTTTGGTCCGTCAAAATCACAGCTCTAATAGCTTAGCATAAAGGGCTGGCGACTGTAAATTGTCAAACTCAATAATTTGAGATGCCAACTTATCTAAAACGGTATTTTTTTTATACGAGTGGTCAAGGAGGAGAGATCACCCCAGCCCTATTCATTTTAGCAGATGATTAGGGCATTAGGTTTTACACCATCCTTGTTCAGTTGCAAAGTAACAGTTAGCAGGTATTTTCAATTTATTCGAACACAAAACCGTCACCTCCTGACCAAGAAGGATTAGATGTGTCCCAGGCAACCCATTGGGGATTAGAAAGTAAAGTGGTCCATTTTAAACTAGCAACATGGCCATCAGCAAATAATAAGTTAGTTTTTGTACCCACGTGCCTAATATTGAAGTTGTCGGAACGATACTGAACCATCCAGGAAGTTTCCACAGACTCTCCCACCATCGCCGTTTCTGCAGACGAAGTCAAGGCTGTAATTGATCGATTATTATCACCGCCTGAACCTTGCAGGTGCATATTAAACATGTAGTTCTTAAAATATGAGAATACATTTTCTTGCTGTGAACTTTCTGTACATATAAATGTATCGTTGTTATTGATATAAAGGTCATCAATTTTGACTTGATAATCGCCAAATACTTTTTCAGCAATTAATCCTGATGCATAGTAACTATAGCCATTGTATCCTTTCGTCCCTAAGTCATTATCGGTGTAATTAGGGACAAAAAAATTCTTATTATCATCCAATTGCATATAAATGCCTTGACCTTGGCTTTTAAGGTTGATATTACATACCATAGCTTTTGATGTGCGTCGAGCTTTGCCCAGTACCGGTAACAATAATGATGCCAATATACCAATTATCGCAACCACAACCAATAACTCGATCAAAGTAAATCTTTTTTTCATTTCGCGTGCCTTTGTTTATGTTGATAACATATAAACAACTGTGAATTTCACTTCTTTACATTGATATGAAAATGATTAGCTGAGTTTAAGTCGTTGATAAATAAGTGTTAGCAGAACAGGGAAGGTTTGGAGAAGCTTTTTTACCTTCTCTTTATTAAAATTAGTGCTTCACGCTAAGGTTTATTTTACTTTTTAAAGTTGATAGAACCGCCGCTGAGTACTGAGATTTAAAAAGCTCTAACTCCTCCAAAGTTGAATTTTCATTAATAAGTTGAATAATTTGTGATTCGTCAGCTATTAATACATGGCTTAAAATTATTTTTTTTATTTCAAGCCCTCTTAAGAGAGAAAATGATTCGGCAGGTACTTTGTCATAGTAAAGGACATTTAATTTGGGGCCAATAAGTTTTAGTACTTTTGTTTGAGAATTATACTCAAAACCCTTATCGTCCCAGTTGGGGTTAAATGACTTAAGTAACTCTTTCACTACTTGCTCGTAGCCTGTGAGGTCTTTGCGTACCTCTAGGTCGTACATTAGCGTTCTATTGAGCATTGCAGGAGGCATATGACCATTTGTTTGAAGTCTGATTTGTCGAATAATTGAGATGAAATCATTGATTGAGACATGTAAACTTTTCTTAGGGATAGAGTCTGTCGAAAAAGCACCTTGAATAATTTGGTACAAATAAAAATCTTTATGGTATTTACTTAGAGCCTGTTTTGCTTCAAGGTAACTTTGTCGAATAAACATGAGGTGACCTTTAGCTCTGAGAAGATCATTGTTATCAGGTTTTTTTTCTAGAGCATAACGATTTGCCATCAACTCTTTATTTAGAGTGTGCCTTAAAGAAACGGTGTAATTTGTTGTCCCAAAAACTTTGTATTGTGAACTTAGGTCATCTAAGTATCTATCCCGCATAAATTCACGACTTGCTGTTTCTTCTCTTAATAGACGCAAGGTTTTTTCAGTTTCATAACGTGCTGTTTCCGCTGCCATTCGTGCATGGTTT
This window contains:
- a CDS encoding type II secretion system protein, yielding MKKRFTLIELLVVVAIIGILASLLLPVLGKARRTSKAMVCNINLKSQGQGIYMQLDDNKNFFVPNYTDNDLGTKGYNGYSYYASGLIAEKVFGDYQVKIDDLYINNNDTFICTESSQQENVFSYFKNYMFNMHLQGSGGDNNRSITALTSSAETAMVGESVETSWMVQYRSDNFNIRHVGTKTNLLFADGHVASLKWTTLLSNPQWVAWDTSNPSWSGGDGFVFE
- a CDS encoding polysaccharide deacetylase family protein translates to MRLLFLSLFLLLFNLKAEKIVVLTFDDSVKSHYTFVAPLLKEYGFNATFFITEGFSFHKRKDLYMTWEEVKKLHDQGFEIGNHTKAHRNVKKMTKDQLRQSLEHIEKQCKKHGIPKPTSFCYPGYATDPKALSVLKDMGYNLARAGGNKASKVGKEDLLLLPQAFDAKPKSTLDQFKKALDQADAKHIPILTFHGVPDIEHPWVNTDPEKFKSYMKYLKDNNFKVIALRDYPLN